The following are encoded in a window of Telmatobacter sp. DSM 110680 genomic DNA:
- the murD gene encoding UDP-N-acetylmuramoyl-L-alanine--D-glutamate ligase: protein MELKGKKVLVVGLGKSGLAAAIFLRRRGAQVTVSDIRSAEALAKDIPALLEEGINVEAGGHGLLTFRRQDLIVVSPGVPLDTPELVQAKSFGRPIIGELELAARFLKGKILAVTGSNGKTTTTSLLGEILEKAGIPTLVGGNIGVPVVALIDDATDATWSVLEVSSFQLESTEQFHPSIAVILNITPDHLDRHGSFENYALAKERIFAAQDEHDYVVLNADNVRAAASAKRSKAQVYWFSLEHPVELGAWVEGGAIVFRSAKDVAPETVMPLSSIPLKGEHNVENVLAAVCAARLAGASAESVRAAVEQFKAVEHRLEYVATLNGVEIYNDSKATNVDATAKAIAAFPGNIHLILGGKDKNSDYTELAELLRSRVKAVYTIGSAAAKIESQLRGVVTLHSCETLAKAVSAIAAAAHPGDVVLLAPACSSFDQFESYEHRGRVFKELVNEWRGWKVWQNV from the coding sequence ATGGAGCTCAAAGGCAAAAAAGTTCTTGTCGTCGGACTCGGCAAATCCGGGCTGGCCGCAGCCATTTTCCTGCGCCGCCGAGGAGCCCAGGTCACGGTCTCCGATATCCGCAGCGCCGAAGCATTGGCCAAAGACATTCCTGCGTTGCTTGAAGAAGGCATCAACGTGGAAGCCGGCGGCCATGGCCTGCTGACGTTTCGCCGCCAGGACCTCATCGTGGTTAGCCCCGGCGTGCCCCTCGATACGCCTGAGCTTGTGCAGGCCAAGAGCTTTGGTCGCCCCATCATCGGTGAACTCGAGCTGGCCGCGCGCTTCCTCAAAGGCAAGATTCTCGCAGTCACCGGCTCCAACGGCAAGACCACAACGACCTCGCTGCTCGGCGAAATCCTCGAGAAGGCCGGCATTCCAACACTCGTCGGCGGAAACATCGGCGTTCCTGTAGTCGCCCTCATCGACGACGCGACCGACGCAACCTGGTCCGTCCTTGAAGTGTCCAGCTTCCAGCTTGAGTCCACTGAGCAATTCCATCCTTCGATTGCTGTCATTCTCAACATCACGCCCGACCATCTTGATCGCCACGGCAGCTTCGAAAACTACGCCTTAGCCAAGGAGCGGATTTTTGCGGCTCAAGACGAGCACGATTATGTTGTTCTGAATGCCGACAATGTGCGAGCCGCAGCTTCCGCCAAGCGATCCAAGGCGCAGGTCTACTGGTTCTCTCTCGAACATCCGGTCGAACTGGGCGCATGGGTGGAAGGTGGAGCTATCGTCTTCCGCTCAGCGAAAGATGTGGCGCCGGAAACCGTGATGCCGCTCAGCAGCATCCCGCTCAAGGGCGAGCACAACGTCGAAAATGTACTGGCGGCCGTCTGTGCCGCGCGACTGGCTGGCGCCTCCGCAGAATCCGTTCGCGCCGCCGTCGAGCAGTTCAAGGCAGTGGAGCATCGCCTCGAATACGTCGCCACACTCAACGGCGTCGAAATCTACAACGATTCCAAGGCCACCAACGTCGACGCGACCGCCAAAGCTATCGCCGCATTTCCCGGCAACATCCACCTCATCCTCGGCGGCAAGGATAAAAATTCCGACTACACCGAACTGGCTGAGCTTCTGCGCTCGCGCGTCAAGGCGGTCTACACCATCGGCTCTGCCGCCGCAAAAATCGAGTCGCAACTGCGCGGAGTGGTCACGCTTCACTCCTGCGAAACGCTCGCAAAGGCGGTAAGCGCCATCGCCGCTGCAGCGCATCCGGGAGACGTGGTGCTGCTGGCCCCCGCCTGCTCCAGCTTCGACCAGTTTGAGAGTTACGAGCATCGCGGCCGTGTCTTCAAAGAGCTGGTGAATGAGTGGCGTGGCTGGAAGGTCTGGCAGAACGTCTAG
- a CDS encoding UDP-N-acetylmuramoyl-L-alanyl-D-glutamate--2,6-diaminopimelate ligase, with translation MHWPDLIAEITAVGSSGTAAQPITGIEYDSRRIRLGCVFVAMKGGSTDGNRYINKAIDAGAIGIITDSSHSYDHLVVYKPEVAVAEVEHGRRALAEASAAFFGHPERVLAATGITGTNGKTTTAFLAESLLNAAARETVLIGTIEYHVAGEVRPSLHTTPESRDLFELMADGASRGATELVTEVSSHGLDQGRAYGVPFDVAIFTNLTRDHLDYHQTMEKYFAAKRLLFEGTMYPPPRVAVLNAHDERTPELAGAARIAGAEVRTYGIGIGDFRAASHTLTPGGAVMQIETPAGSAEVRSHLAGEVNILNLLAAFTAAHARGISFDQLVGSVPQLTPVPGRFQPVDGGQPFTVIVDYAHTDDALRNLIALARQLVAKSDGRIITVFGCGGDRDRTKRPKMGYAAGEGSDFVVATSDNPRSEEPRAILNEIEPALKASGVRYSVEPDRTAAIRFALGSAKANDVVLIAGKGHEKEQILADRTIPFDDSEVALAALRDLGYGG, from the coding sequence ATGCATTGGCCCGATCTCATCGCCGAAATCACTGCCGTTGGATCCTCCGGCACTGCCGCACAGCCCATCACGGGTATTGAGTACGACTCGCGCCGGATTCGGCTCGGCTGCGTGTTTGTAGCGATGAAGGGCGGCTCGACCGACGGAAACCGATATATCAATAAGGCCATCGACGCCGGCGCTATTGGCATCATCACGGATTCATCGCACTCCTACGATCACCTGGTGGTCTACAAGCCCGAGGTTGCCGTCGCGGAAGTCGAGCACGGCCGGCGCGCCTTGGCCGAGGCATCCGCTGCTTTCTTCGGCCACCCCGAGCGCGTACTCGCGGCAACCGGAATCACCGGCACCAACGGCAAGACGACCACGGCATTTCTTGCGGAATCCCTTTTGAATGCGGCCGCGCGCGAAACAGTTCTGATCGGCACCATTGAGTACCACGTTGCTGGAGAGGTCCGCCCATCGCTGCACACCACCCCGGAGTCCCGCGATCTTTTCGAGCTGATGGCCGACGGCGCGAGCCGCGGAGCCACGGAACTCGTCACTGAAGTTTCAAGCCATGGTCTCGATCAGGGCCGGGCATACGGTGTTCCGTTTGATGTCGCCATCTTCACCAACCTGACGCGCGACCACCTCGACTACCACCAGACGATGGAGAAGTACTTCGCCGCGAAGCGCTTGCTCTTTGAAGGCACCATGTATCCGCCGCCGCGCGTGGCTGTGCTGAACGCGCATGATGAGCGGACTCCTGAACTCGCTGGGGCCGCACGCATCGCCGGAGCGGAAGTTAGAACCTACGGAATTGGAATCGGCGATTTCCGCGCCGCGTCGCACACACTGACACCGGGCGGCGCTGTCATGCAGATCGAGACGCCCGCCGGATCGGCCGAGGTCCGATCGCACCTTGCCGGCGAAGTGAATATTCTGAACCTTCTTGCCGCCTTTACCGCAGCGCACGCGCGCGGTATTTCGTTCGATCAACTTGTCGGATCTGTGCCGCAACTCACGCCGGTGCCAGGGCGCTTTCAGCCGGTGGATGGCGGGCAGCCGTTCACCGTAATTGTCGACTACGCACATACTGACGACGCGCTGCGGAATCTGATTGCTCTTGCGCGCCAGCTTGTTGCCAAATCCGACGGCCGCATTATCACTGTCTTCGGCTGCGGCGGCGACCGTGACCGCACCAAGCGGCCAAAGATGGGCTACGCCGCGGGCGAGGGGAGCGACTTCGTGGTTGCCACCAGCGACAATCCGCGATCGGAAGAACCACGCGCGATCCTCAATGAAATAGAGCCGGCACTCAAGGCCAGTGGCGTTCGCTACTCGGTTGAGCCAGATCGCACTGCTGCCATCCGCTTCGCACTCGGATCCGCCAAGGCCAACGACGTGGTTTTGATCGCCGGCAAAGGGCATGAGAAGGAACAGATTCTCGCCGATCGCACAATTCCATTCGACGACTCAGAAGTTGCACTCGCCGCATTGCGCGATTTGGGTTACGGTGGATAG
- a CDS encoding cell division protein FtsL yields the protein MAACTATLFDTKPGWATRVAERNAALLAQQSMRRRGVRTPEVIFAHHIDNSRLVKAADPVRARQMRTFSAALTVLFSLIMFYGLQHFNAIENSYRIESEKQVRDQLREENRQLRLNEAQLSQPGRIDGMARQLGMSEPQPGQVVHATTHIDNGAPVLAQVNAPASNPVN from the coding sequence ATGGCTGCATGCACCGCAACATTATTCGATACAAAACCCGGCTGGGCCACTCGCGTGGCCGAACGCAATGCCGCCCTGTTGGCACAGCAGTCCATGCGTCGTCGCGGAGTGCGCACTCCGGAAGTGATCTTTGCGCACCACATCGACAATTCGCGTCTGGTGAAGGCAGCTGACCCCGTACGCGCGCGGCAGATGCGCACCTTCTCAGCCGCGCTCACGGTGCTGTTCTCACTCATCATGTTCTATGGCCTGCAGCACTTCAACGCCATTGAGAATTCGTATCGCATCGAGTCAGAGAAGCAGGTTCGCGATCAACTGCGCGAAGAAAACAGGCAGCTCCGCTTGAACGAGGCGCAGCTCTCGCAGCCGGGCCGCATCGATGGCATGGCGCGTCAGCTGGGAATGAGCGAGCCGCAGCCCGGTCAGGTTGTGCACGCCACCACGCACATCGACAATGGTGCCCCAGTGCTTGCGCAGGTCAACGCTCCGGCGTCGAACCCAGTCAACTAA
- a CDS encoding penicillin-binding protein has product MQAALRATRLRTVTSRAMPMKLARFWLVCGFFLFWAVAIATRLFWLQIVRHSDYVERAQKQQQRTFEVAPRRGVLYDRNMHELAMTVQVDSIYAVPSEIDDQKTAARTLAAIVHTDPEDKLTREDQIAHRLDEGKNFAWIARRVTPEVAAKVKALNMKGLYTQKEFQRFYPDSKIAAQVLGYVGLDDNGLGGIEGKFDAKLHGVSGRMFTAMDARRRVIGSAAKEPEPGQNLQLTIDENIQFMAERALDHNMERTHADSGTVVVQDVHTGQILALAIRPTFNPNQFRHTTPALLKNHAISDVYEPGSTFKLVTYSAALDQGVTHPDDMIDCQGGQIKMAGGRIIHDDKADHYGVIPVHKALEVSSDVAAVKLALKMGPDNFYKYIHDLGFGGRTGLELPGETRGLLRKPAHWGSSSIGSIAIGQEVGVTPVQLVSMVSTIANGGVYLPPHVLMAGQLDANGQKSTAPQVPQPFRAGNELPDPLPTGAHRVLSELTAAEMRKMMEGVVLYGTGKPAQLNGYSSGGKTGTAQKVDPVTHLYSKSMHVASFAGIAPVNNPVIAVAVIMDNPKGASYYGTAVSAPVFSEVAQQVLEYLNVPHDVDVRATKTPLKEAKAEPIHEDDSDADQARVNALFAAANDLPADDPLRQPQQAVAQPAPEIAAQSASTEVGSGKPDAAANGSEVASNQPDVATTTPPQKTSNYITVSDGKKFSVPTLVGLPIRSVIEMTAAAGLQVQISGSGTVREQAPAPGTQVPTGTKIIVRCGR; this is encoded by the coding sequence ATGCAGGCAGCTCTCCGCGCAACCCGTCTTCGCACTGTTACCTCACGCGCCATGCCGATGAAGCTGGCGCGTTTTTGGCTGGTGTGCGGCTTCTTTCTTTTCTGGGCCGTTGCGATTGCCACGCGCCTATTCTGGTTGCAGATTGTGCGCCACAGCGATTACGTTGAGCGCGCCCAGAAGCAGCAGCAGCGGACATTTGAAGTTGCGCCCCGTCGCGGCGTTCTTTACGACCGCAACATGCACGAGCTCGCGATGACAGTGCAGGTCGACTCCATCTATGCGGTGCCCTCGGAGATCGACGATCAGAAAACCGCCGCGCGTACCCTTGCCGCGATCGTGCATACTGATCCGGAAGACAAGCTCACGCGCGAAGACCAGATCGCGCACCGGCTCGACGAGGGCAAGAATTTCGCCTGGATCGCGCGCCGCGTTACACCCGAGGTCGCTGCCAAGGTCAAGGCCCTGAACATGAAGGGGCTCTATACGCAGAAGGAGTTCCAGCGTTTCTATCCGGACAGCAAGATCGCGGCGCAGGTGCTGGGATATGTAGGGCTGGACGACAACGGACTAGGTGGAATCGAAGGCAAGTTTGACGCGAAGCTACACGGTGTCTCCGGTCGCATGTTTACCGCCATGGATGCGCGCCGTCGCGTGATCGGTTCCGCGGCCAAGGAACCGGAACCCGGCCAGAATCTGCAACTGACCATCGACGAAAATATCCAGTTCATGGCCGAGCGCGCGCTCGATCACAACATGGAGCGGACGCATGCCGACAGCGGCACGGTGGTGGTGCAGGATGTTCACACCGGGCAGATTCTCGCGCTGGCGATACGGCCTACATTTAATCCGAACCAGTTTCGTCACACGACCCCGGCGCTGCTGAAAAATCACGCGATCAGCGATGTCTACGAGCCCGGCTCGACGTTCAAGCTTGTCACCTATTCCGCCGCGCTTGACCAGGGCGTCACGCACCCCGATGACATGATTGACTGCCAGGGCGGCCAGATCAAAATGGCCGGCGGTCGCATCATTCACGATGACAAGGCCGATCACTACGGCGTGATTCCCGTGCATAAGGCGCTCGAAGTTTCGAGCGATGTAGCCGCGGTAAAACTGGCGCTCAAAATGGGGCCGGACAATTTCTACAAGTACATTCACGATCTCGGATTTGGGGGCCGAACGGGTCTCGAACTGCCGGGAGAAACGCGTGGGTTATTGCGCAAGCCCGCCCATTGGGGATCGTCTTCGATTGGTTCGATTGCGATCGGCCAGGAGGTCGGCGTAACTCCAGTTCAACTGGTATCGATGGTTTCGACGATTGCGAATGGGGGAGTCTACCTGCCGCCCCATGTGCTGATGGCTGGCCAACTCGATGCGAATGGCCAGAAGTCTACAGCGCCACAGGTGCCACAACCATTTAGAGCGGGGAACGAACTGCCTGATCCGCTGCCGACGGGTGCGCATCGCGTGCTGTCAGAACTTACCGCGGCTGAGATGCGCAAGATGATGGAGGGCGTCGTCCTCTACGGCACCGGCAAACCGGCGCAGCTCAATGGCTACTCTTCGGGCGGAAAGACGGGCACTGCGCAAAAGGTCGATCCCGTCACGCATCTCTATTCAAAATCGATGCACGTAGCGTCGTTCGCCGGAATCGCACCGGTAAACAATCCAGTGATTGCCGTGGCCGTGATCATGGACAACCCCAAGGGCGCGTCTTATTACGGCACTGCGGTCTCGGCCCCGGTCTTTTCCGAGGTGGCCCAGCAGGTTCTGGAATACCTGAACGTTCCGCACGACGTGGATGTGCGTGCAACGAAAACGCCACTGAAGGAAGCGAAGGCCGAGCCGATTCATGAGGATGATTCGGATGCGGATCAGGCGCGGGTAAACGCGCTGTTTGCCGCAGCCAATGATCTACCGGCGGATGATCCGCTGCGGCAGCCGCAGCAGGCTGTAGCGCAACCCGCGCCGGAGATCGCGGCACAGTCGGCGTCTACTGAGGTCGGAAGCGGCAAGCCTGACGCTGCCGCAAATGGATCCGAAGTGGCCTCGAATCAGCCCGACGTCGCGACTACGACGCCGCCGCAAAAGACTTCCAACTACATTACGGTGAGTGACGGAAAGAAATTCAGCGTGCCTACGCTGGTGGGATTGCCAATCCGCAGCGTAATCGAAATGACGGCGGCCGCGGGGCTTCAGGTGCAGATCAGTGGCAGTGGGACGGTGCGCGAACAAGCTCCGGCTCCCGGAACGCAGGTGCCTACCGGCACGAAGATCATTGTGCGCTGCGGAAGATGA
- the murF gene encoding UDP-N-acetylmuramoyl-tripeptide--D-alanyl-D-alanine ligase — translation MKLTLAEVAVGAGALLETPASVANAGALVVTGYSIDSRTVAPGDLFFAVRGERLDGHDYVAAALDRGAVAAVVSRAKVASLTDAALGVPLLIAEDSLIALQALASHVRRQWGKRVIAITGSAGKTTTKEAIAAALSARFNVLKSQGNLNNNFGLPLQLLRLEPEHECAVVEMGMNHLGEIATLARIASPDWGVVTNVGTAHIENFTEGQAGIARAKYELIAALPGNGIAFLNCSDPYVSQFGRDFQGKVVYFGVGPCGDPAILDVREDSAGLHVHFRAGERDGNFKLNLLGAHNAQNAIAGLAVALEAGVNMDAAIAALESLTPGSKRGEVLEINGATILNDSYNSNPEALQSMIHTLAARQAKRRILVAGEMLELGEHASMLHAACGKASAEAGIDLVVGVRGNAQHLAAAACLCGVAAIFLPDAPTAGEWMVKNLQPGDVVLVKGSRGVQLERAIEVLKNQSTSSENH, via the coding sequence ATGAAGTTGACTTTGGCAGAGGTAGCGGTTGGCGCGGGCGCGCTGCTCGAAACACCGGCGAGTGTTGCGAATGCAGGAGCGCTTGTCGTTACTGGCTATTCCATTGATTCTCGGACGGTGGCCCCGGGGGATTTGTTTTTTGCCGTGCGTGGAGAGCGACTCGACGGCCACGACTATGTAGCCGCCGCGCTTGACCGCGGAGCCGTTGCCGCTGTTGTCTCGCGCGCTAAAGTAGCGTCGCTGACCGATGCAGCACTGGGTGTTCCGCTACTTATCGCGGAAGACTCGCTGATCGCGTTGCAGGCGCTTGCTTCGCACGTGCGCCGGCAGTGGGGCAAGCGCGTCATCGCTATCACCGGATCGGCTGGGAAGACCACGACAAAGGAAGCGATCGCAGCGGCGCTCTCGGCGAGATTCAATGTGTTGAAGTCGCAGGGCAATCTCAATAACAATTTCGGATTGCCGCTGCAGTTATTGCGCCTTGAGCCCGAGCATGAGTGCGCGGTCGTTGAGATGGGCATGAACCATCTGGGCGAAATCGCCACGCTTGCGCGCATCGCTTCGCCAGACTGGGGCGTTGTGACCAACGTTGGCACCGCGCACATCGAAAATTTCACAGAGGGGCAGGCCGGTATTGCGCGCGCGAAGTACGAACTGATTGCCGCACTGCCGGGAAACGGAATCGCGTTCCTCAACTGCTCAGACCCGTATGTTTCGCAGTTTGGCCGGGACTTTCAGGGAAAGGTTGTTTACTTCGGCGTCGGCCCATGCGGCGATCCGGCAATCCTAGATGTAAGAGAAGATTCCGCGGGCCTGCATGTGCATTTTCGCGCAGGGGAACGCGATGGAAACTTCAAGCTGAACCTTCTTGGAGCGCACAACGCGCAGAATGCAATCGCCGGCCTCGCCGTTGCTCTCGAAGCAGGTGTGAATATGGACGCCGCAATCGCCGCGCTCGAGTCGCTGACGCCGGGCAGCAAGCGCGGTGAGGTACTGGAGATCAATGGGGCCACGATTCTCAATGACAGTTACAACTCCAATCCCGAAGCACTGCAATCCATGATTCACACATTGGCCGCGCGTCAGGCAAAACGCCGCATTTTGGTTGCGGGAGAAATGCTTGAGCTTGGCGAACACGCGTCCATGCTCCACGCCGCATGCGGTAAGGCTTCGGCCGAAGCTGGAATCGATCTTGTCGTCGGCGTGCGTGGTAACGCGCAACATCTCGCAGCCGCTGCCTGCCTTTGCGGGGTAGCCGCCATCTTCCTGCCCGATGCGCCGACAGCTGGCGAGTGGATGGTGAAGAATCTGCAGCCAGGGGACGTGGTGCTCGTCAAAGGCTCGCGTGGAGTGCAGCTCGAACGCGCCATTGAAGTGCTGAAGAATCAGAGCACGTCCAGTGAGAACCATTGA
- the mraY gene encoding phospho-N-acetylmuramoyl-pentapeptide-transferase: MLYWLLYEKLFPFFHPFRIFRYLTFRTVFASLTALLIAMFIGPYVIQKLREFQIGQYIREDGPQSHQKKSGTPTMGGVLIVIAILLPTVLWSDPANPFVWIAVCSTLAYGAIGFADDYTKVVHRRNLGLTARAKLLWQGLAGAGVGIALVVLTQFKLFATQLSVPFLKVFHPDLQWHHWPSTLPHLGLLAFVPFVAFVIFVLMSTSNAVNLTDGLDGLAIGCTIIAGGALTVLTYVSGHVVFADYLELQRMPLVAELTVFCGSMVGASIGFLWYNAHPAEVFMGDVGSLALGGAIGTVAVIIRQEFLLPFIGGIFVLEALSVVLQVGSYKLRKKRIFKMAPLHHHFEQLGWSESKVIVRFWIGALVFALFALTTLKLR, encoded by the coding sequence TTGCTTTACTGGCTGCTCTACGAAAAGCTGTTCCCGTTCTTTCATCCCTTCCGGATCTTCCGCTATCTCACGTTTCGCACCGTCTTTGCATCTTTAACGGCGCTGCTGATCGCGATGTTCATCGGGCCTTACGTGATCCAGAAGCTGCGCGAATTCCAGATCGGCCAGTACATTCGCGAAGACGGTCCGCAATCGCATCAGAAGAAATCGGGCACCCCCACCATGGGCGGCGTGCTGATCGTTATCGCCATCCTGCTGCCGACCGTCCTTTGGTCCGATCCCGCCAATCCGTTTGTGTGGATCGCTGTCTGTTCGACGCTAGCGTACGGAGCTATTGGTTTTGCCGACGACTACACCAAGGTGGTGCATCGCCGCAATCTTGGCCTCACGGCCCGCGCCAAGCTTCTGTGGCAGGGGCTGGCCGGGGCGGGCGTGGGCATTGCGCTGGTCGTTCTCACGCAGTTCAAGCTGTTCGCCACGCAACTCAGCGTGCCATTCCTCAAAGTGTTCCACCCAGATCTGCAGTGGCACCACTGGCCAAGCACTCTGCCGCATCTCGGCCTGCTCGCCTTCGTACCGTTTGTCGCGTTCGTCATCTTCGTGCTGATGAGCACATCGAACGCCGTCAACTTGACCGACGGCCTGGATGGGCTGGCCATCGGCTGCACCATCATCGCCGGGGGCGCACTGACAGTGCTCACTTACGTCAGCGGCCACGTGGTGTTTGCCGACTATCTTGAACTGCAGCGCATGCCCCTGGTTGCCGAACTCACGGTGTTCTGCGGATCGATGGTGGGCGCGTCGATAGGCTTTCTCTGGTACAACGCCCATCCCGCCGAAGTCTTCATGGGCGACGTGGGCTCGCTGGCGCTGGGCGGCGCCATCGGCACAGTCGCTGTAATCATCCGGCAGGAATTTCTGCTGCCCTTCATCGGCGGCATTTTCGTGCTCGAAGCGCTATCCGTCGTCCTCCAGGTGGGCAGCTACAAGCTTCGCAAAAAACGTATCTTCAAGATGGCCCCGCTGCACCATCACTTTGAGCAGCTGGGATGGAGCGAGTCCAAAGTCATCGTCCGCTTCTGGATCGGCGCCCTGGTTTTTGCGCTGTTCGCGCTGACCACGCTCAAGCTCCGCTAG
- a CDS encoding YcxB family protein, which produces MTIHYSLRRFEILRTFLFILPRSPRVLTVVLILSAWPAFTYLSSKGAFSRTLTLTDIVFALLWMIGAFFVLLFWMFIRAKTKERMLSISDKGISTEIGRIKADYPWRKVKEIKDVGRYVVIVNRSGNAFFIPRRAFANAEQRIEFLEKLNQWCPRN; this is translated from the coding sequence ATGACAATCCACTATTCACTCAGGCGGTTTGAAATCCTTCGCACATTTCTTTTCATTTTGCCGCGCTCTCCCAGAGTGCTGACGGTCGTTCTTATTCTTTCCGCGTGGCCGGCATTCACCTACCTTTCGAGCAAAGGCGCATTTTCCCGGACTCTGACCCTGACGGACATCGTTTTCGCGCTTCTTTGGATGATTGGCGCCTTTTTTGTTCTGCTCTTCTGGATGTTTATCCGCGCCAAGACGAAGGAGCGAATGCTCAGCATCTCCGATAAGGGAATCAGTACCGAAATAGGGCGAATCAAAGCAGATTATCCATGGCGGAAGGTGAAGGAGATCAAAGATGTAGGAAGATACGTCGTCATCGTAAACCGAAGCGGAAACGCATTCTTCATCCCGCGTCGTGCATTTGCAAATGCGGAACAACGAATAGAATTCCTCGAGAAACTCAATCAATGGTGCCCGAGGAACTGA
- the ftsW gene encoding putative lipid II flippase FtsW, whose translation MAKRVGVDKWIFFTTLLLVVAGLVMVFSASAVVAQERYNSPYGFVMRQALWAVAGILAMIVLSRIDYSRYNSPRFVYPALTITTLLLVVVLFFRDSHHTHRWIRFGGFFTFQPSEIAKPVIILFLAWFLSTRLDQMHDWRKTLLRAAMMPVVFILLIVKQPDLGTALVVAGVSAMLLILAGMDWKYLFLAVAAAAPPLAALLFWVPWRRARMLAFAHPDLDPQGAGFHINQSLIAVGTGGFAGRGYMEGMQKLFYLPEAHTDFIFANIAEELGFVGAIVILALFVVLGYRGLRTAYRSTDPFARLTAFGLTTAILLQAFFNISVVLSLLPTKGIPLPFISSGGTSLFFTLAGIGILLNISKKVD comes from the coding sequence ATGGCAAAGCGCGTAGGCGTCGACAAGTGGATCTTCTTTACTACCCTGTTGCTCGTCGTGGCGGGGCTGGTAATGGTCTTCTCCGCCTCCGCAGTCGTGGCGCAGGAGCGGTACAACTCGCCCTATGGCTTCGTGATGCGGCAGGCGCTGTGGGCTGTGGCTGGCATCCTGGCCATGATCGTGCTGTCGCGCATTGACTATTCGCGTTACAACTCGCCGCGCTTCGTCTATCCCGCACTCACCATCACCACGCTGCTGCTGGTCGTGGTCCTTTTCTTTCGCGACTCGCACCATACCCATCGCTGGATCCGCTTCGGTGGCTTCTTCACCTTCCAACCGTCTGAGATTGCCAAGCCGGTCATCATTCTCTTTCTGGCATGGTTCCTCTCTACACGGCTCGACCAGATGCACGACTGGCGAAAAACGCTGCTGCGCGCTGCTATGATGCCCGTCGTCTTCATACTGCTGATCGTGAAGCAGCCCGACCTCGGCACCGCGCTCGTCGTTGCCGGAGTCAGTGCGATGCTGCTGATCCTCGCAGGTATGGATTGGAAGTATCTCTTCCTCGCCGTGGCTGCCGCCGCTCCACCGCTGGCCGCGCTGCTGTTCTGGGTTCCGTGGAGACGCGCCCGCATGCTGGCCTTTGCGCATCCCGACCTCGATCCGCAAGGCGCCGGATTCCACATCAACCAGTCGCTCATCGCTGTCGGCACCGGCGGCTTTGCGGGCCGCGGCTACATGGAGGGCATGCAGAAGCTTTTCTATCTGCCCGAGGCCCACACCGACTTCATCTTCGCCAACATCGCCGAGGAACTGGGCTTTGTCGGAGCCATCGTCATCCTCGCGCTGTTCGTCGTCCTCGGATACCGCGGCCTGCGCACCGCCTACCGCTCCACCGATCCCTTCGCGCGCCTCACCGCCTTCGGGCTCACGACGGCGATCCTGCTGCAAGCCTTCTTCAACATCAGCGTGGTCCTGTCGCTGCTCCCCACCAAGGGCATCCCGCTCCCGTTCATCTCCTCCGGCGGCACCAGCCTTTTCTTCACCCTGGCCGGGATCGGGATTTTGCTGAACATCTCAAAAAAAGTGGATTGA
- the bla gene encoding subclass B3 metallo-beta-lactamase, translating to MREPVIRPILARIRFAPHLAFVLISCLFLASLSAEIPAAWTKAVPPFRIAGNLYYVGSEDLAAYLIVTPQGNILINSNLESSPALIKKSIESLGFKFSDTKILLISHGHYDHCAGSAEIKRETGAKYEVMAQDVPVVESGGHNDFHYATDKSMWFSPTKVDRLLHDGSTVSLGGTTLTAHLTAGHTKGTTTWTLDEKESGRVLHIVIVGSPNINPGYKLVNNKTYPQITADYRHEFEVLKGLPCDVFLGAHGGYFDLLSKYDRFKNGDKNAFIDPTGYKAYIADRQQAFEAELTRQMRTTTHSPHPQSSKHTGL from the coding sequence GTGAGAGAACCAGTGATTCGTCCCATCCTCGCCCGGATTAGATTTGCGCCTCATCTCGCTTTCGTGTTGATTAGTTGCCTGTTTTTGGCTTCGCTCAGCGCAGAAATTCCTGCTGCCTGGACCAAGGCGGTCCCGCCGTTCCGGATTGCCGGAAATCTGTATTACGTGGGCAGCGAGGATCTGGCGGCTTATCTGATTGTCACGCCGCAGGGAAACATCCTGATCAATAGCAATCTCGAATCCTCGCCGGCGCTGATCAAGAAGAGCATTGAGTCGCTTGGATTCAAATTCAGCGACACAAAAATTCTGCTCATCAGCCACGGCCACTACGACCACTGCGCAGGCAGCGCTGAAATCAAGCGCGAGACCGGCGCGAAGTACGAGGTGATGGCGCAGGACGTTCCTGTAGTCGAATCAGGCGGACACAATGATTTTCACTATGCGACAGATAAATCCATGTGGTTTTCGCCGACCAAGGTTGACCGACTTCTACATGACGGCAGCACGGTTTCGCTGGGCGGCACCACGCTGACCGCACATCTCACCGCCGGCCATACAAAGGGCACTACGACCTGGACGCTGGACGAGAAGGAGAGCGGCCGTGTTCTTCACATCGTGATTGTTGGCAGCCCCAACATCAATCCGGGCTACAAGCTCGTCAACAACAAGACCTACCCACAAATTACCGCCGACTATCGCCATGAATTCGAAGTTTTGAAGGGCCTGCCTTGCGATGTCTTTCTTGGTGCTCATGGCGGCTATTTTGACCTGCTCAGCAAATACGATCGCTTCAAGAACGGCGACAAGAACGCCTTCATCGATCCCACCGGCTATAAGGCTTACATCGCAGACAGACAGCAAGCGTTTGAAGCGGAATTGACCAGGCAGATGCGCACCACAACGCATTCGCCGCATCCACAATCCAGCAAGCATACGGGCCTGTAG